Proteins encoded within one genomic window of Marinobacter halotolerans:
- the acnD gene encoding Fe/S-dependent 2-methylisocitrate dehydratase AcnD: MNTNYRKPLPGTDLDYFDTRQAVEDIQAGAYDKLPYTSRILAEQLVRRCDPEVLTDSLKQLIERKRDLDFPWYPARVVCHDILGQTALVDLAGLRDAIAEKGGDPSKVNPVVPTQLIVDHSLAVEHAGFEKDAFEKNRQIEDRRNDDRFHFINWTKTAFENVDVIPPGNGIMHQINLEKMSPVVQAREGVAYPDTCVGTDSHTPMVDALGVISVGVGGLEAESVMLGRASMMRLPDIVGVELQGKLRPGITSTDMVLAITEFLRRERVVGAYLEFYGEGADSLTVGDRATISNMTPEYGATAAMFFIDDQTIDYLKLTGREDDQVALVEKYARHTGLWADSLKTAEYERVLTFDLSTVERTLAGPSNPHAHLPTSDLAKAGIAGAWEQEEGKMPDGAVIIAAITSCTNTSNPRNMVAAGLIARNANKLGLTRKPWVKSSLAPGSKTVKMYLEEANLMSELEDLGFGVVAFACTTCNGMSGALDPKIAQEIMDRDLFSTAVLSGNRNFDGRIHPYAKQAFLASPPLVVAYAIAGTIRFDIEKDALGYDQDGKPVTLKDIWPDDAEIDAIVKASVKPEQFRSTYIPMFDVTKKEQAKSNPLYDWRPMSTYIRRPPYWEGGMVGEKALKGMRPLAVLPDNITTDHLSPSNAILMDSASGEYLHKMGVPEEDFNSYATHRGDHETAQRATFANPKLFNEMVRDENGKVKQGSLARIEPEGKVTRMWEAIETYMDRKQPLIIIAGADYGQGSSRDWAAKGVALAGVEAIVAEGFERIHRTNLVGMGVMPLQFKEGTTRHTLKIDGTETFDVEGAVSPRAELVLTIHRASGESERVPVICRLDTAEEVSIYRAGGVLQRFAEDFLQSEGAA; encoded by the coding sequence ATGAACACGAATTACCGCAAACCCCTGCCAGGCACCGACCTGGACTATTTCGATACCCGCCAGGCCGTAGAAGACATCCAGGCCGGCGCCTACGACAAGCTGCCATACACCTCCAGAATCCTGGCGGAGCAACTGGTGCGCCGCTGTGATCCCGAGGTACTGACGGACTCACTGAAGCAGCTGATCGAGCGCAAGCGCGACCTGGATTTCCCCTGGTACCCGGCTCGCGTCGTGTGCCACGACATCCTGGGCCAGACCGCACTGGTGGACCTGGCAGGGCTGCGTGATGCCATCGCCGAGAAGGGCGGTGACCCGTCCAAGGTCAACCCGGTTGTACCCACCCAGCTGATTGTGGACCACTCTCTGGCCGTGGAGCACGCCGGCTTCGAGAAAGACGCGTTCGAGAAGAACCGTCAGATTGAAGACCGCCGCAACGACGACCGTTTCCACTTCATCAACTGGACCAAAACCGCCTTCGAGAATGTGGACGTGATTCCCCCCGGCAACGGCATCATGCACCAGATCAACCTTGAGAAGATGTCGCCGGTAGTGCAGGCGAGGGAAGGCGTGGCCTATCCTGACACCTGCGTGGGCACCGACAGTCACACGCCCATGGTGGATGCCCTGGGCGTCATTTCGGTCGGTGTCGGCGGGCTGGAAGCGGAAAGCGTCATGCTCGGCCGCGCCTCCATGATGCGCCTGCCGGACATCGTGGGTGTGGAACTTCAAGGCAAGCTCCGCCCCGGCATCACCAGCACCGATATGGTACTGGCTATCACCGAATTCCTGCGCCGGGAACGGGTAGTTGGCGCCTATCTGGAATTCTACGGTGAAGGCGCCGACAGCCTGACCGTGGGCGACCGCGCCACCATCTCCAACATGACGCCGGAATACGGCGCCACGGCAGCGATGTTCTTCATCGACGACCAGACCATCGACTACCTGAAGCTGACCGGTCGGGAAGACGACCAGGTGGCGCTGGTGGAAAAATACGCCAGGCACACCGGGCTCTGGGCCGACAGCCTGAAAACCGCGGAATACGAGCGGGTGCTGACGTTTGACCTGTCCACCGTGGAGCGCACACTGGCTGGCCCGTCCAATCCCCATGCCCATCTGCCCACCTCCGACCTGGCCAAAGCGGGTATTGCCGGCGCCTGGGAACAGGAAGAGGGCAAAATGCCCGATGGCGCGGTGATCATCGCGGCCATTACCAGCTGTACCAACACCTCCAACCCCAGAAACATGGTGGCCGCCGGCCTGATCGCCCGCAACGCCAACAAATTGGGCCTGACCCGCAAGCCCTGGGTGAAATCCTCCCTGGCACCGGGCTCCAAAACCGTCAAGATGTACCTGGAAGAAGCCAACCTGATGTCCGAGCTGGAAGACCTCGGCTTTGGCGTAGTGGCCTTCGCCTGTACCACCTGCAACGGCATGAGCGGCGCCCTGGATCCAAAGATCGCCCAGGAAATCATGGACCGGGACCTGTTCTCCACCGCGGTACTGTCCGGCAACCGGAACTTCGACGGGCGGATTCACCCCTACGCCAAGCAGGCATTTCTGGCGTCGCCGCCGCTGGTGGTTGCCTACGCCATCGCCGGCACCATCCGCTTCGATATCGAGAAAGACGCTCTGGGATATGATCAGGACGGCAAGCCCGTCACCCTGAAAGACATCTGGCCGGACGATGCGGAAATCGACGCCATCGTGAAAGCCAGCGTCAAACCGGAGCAGTTCCGCAGCACCTACATCCCGATGTTCGATGTCACGAAGAAAGAGCAGGCCAAGAGCAACCCGCTCTACGACTGGCGCCCCATGAGCACCTACATCCGCCGCCCGCCATACTGGGAAGGCGGCATGGTAGGCGAGAAGGCCCTCAAGGGCATGCGCCCGCTGGCCGTGCTGCCGGACAACATCACCACCGACCACCTGTCGCCGTCCAACGCCATCCTGATGGACAGCGCATCTGGTGAATACCTGCACAAAATGGGCGTGCCGGAGGAAGACTTCAATTCCTACGCCACCCACCGTGGTGACCACGAGACAGCCCAGCGCGCCACCTTTGCCAACCCGAAACTGTTCAATGAAATGGTCCGGGATGAAAACGGCAAGGTGAAGCAGGGTTCCCTGGCGCGGATCGAACCGGAAGGCAAGGTCACCCGCATGTGGGAGGCCATTGAAACCTACATGGACCGCAAGCAGCCGTTGATCATCATCGCCGGCGCCGACTACGGCCAGGGCTCCTCCCGCGACTGGGCCGCCAAGGGCGTCGCCCTGGCGGGTGTGGAAGCCATCGTGGCAGAAGGCTTCGAACGCATCCACCGCACAAACCTGGTGGGCATGGGCGTGATGCCGCTGCAGTTCAAGGAGGGCACCACGCGCCATACGCTGAAAATCGATGGCACCGAAACCTTCGATGTGGAAGGCGCCGTGTCGCCAAGGGCGGAACTGGTACTGACCATTCACCGTGCGAGCGGCGAATCCGAACGCGTGCCGGTAATCTGCAGGCTGGATACGGCGGAGGAAGTGTCGATCTACAGGGCGGGCGGTGTGCTGCAGCGCTTTGCCGAAGATTTCCTCCAGTCGGAGGGAGCGGCATGA
- the prpF gene encoding 2-methylaconitate cis-trans isomerase PrpF, with product MKPQIKIPAAYMRGGTSKGVFFRLQDLPEIAQQPGKARDELLLRVIGSPDPYQKHTDGMGGATSSTSKAVILAAPTEPDHDVDYLFGQVSIDKPFVDWSGNCGNLSAAVGAFAISGGFVSPDRIPENGTCTVRIWQANIRKTIISHVPITNGEVQETGDFELDGVTFPAAEIKVEFMDPADGEGAIFPTGNLIDDLEVPGLGSLQATMINAGIPTIFLNAEAIGFKGTELQEDINNDPGVLETFETIRAHGAVRMGLIDNIEQAASRQHTPKIAFVAEPTDYQASSGKQINADDVDLLVRALSMGKLHHAMMGTAAVAIATAAAIPGTVVNLAAGGGDRTEVVFGHPSGTLKVGAEAEITDGNWAVKKAIMSRSARILMEGSVRIPASDFLTGE from the coding sequence ATGAAACCCCAGATAAAAATCCCCGCCGCCTATATGCGCGGCGGCACGTCAAAAGGCGTTTTCTTTCGCCTGCAGGATTTACCTGAGATTGCACAGCAGCCCGGCAAAGCGCGGGATGAACTGCTTCTGAGGGTCATCGGCAGCCCTGACCCCTACCAGAAACACACCGACGGCATGGGCGGCGCCACCTCCAGCACCAGCAAAGCGGTGATTCTGGCGGCGCCTACCGAGCCGGACCACGATGTCGACTACCTGTTCGGCCAGGTCTCCATCGACAAACCCTTCGTCGACTGGAGCGGCAACTGCGGCAACCTGAGCGCCGCTGTCGGGGCCTTTGCCATTAGCGGCGGATTTGTTAGCCCGGACCGCATTCCGGAGAACGGCACCTGCACGGTACGTATCTGGCAGGCCAATATTCGCAAAACGATCATTTCCCATGTGCCCATCACCAACGGCGAAGTGCAGGAAACCGGCGATTTTGAGTTGGACGGCGTGACTTTCCCGGCGGCAGAAATCAAGGTGGAATTCATGGACCCGGCGGACGGCGAGGGCGCCATTTTCCCCACCGGCAACCTGATCGACGATCTCGAAGTGCCCGGCCTGGGCTCGCTGCAGGCGACCATGATCAACGCCGGCATTCCCACCATCTTCCTCAACGCCGAAGCCATCGGCTTCAAAGGCACCGAATTGCAGGAGGACATCAACAACGACCCGGGCGTGCTGGAGACATTTGAAACCATTCGTGCCCACGGTGCGGTAAGAATGGGTCTGATAGACAACATCGAACAGGCAGCAAGCCGGCAGCACACGCCGAAGATTGCGTTTGTCGCGGAACCGACCGATTACCAGGCTTCCAGCGGCAAACAGATCAATGCAGACGACGTGGACCTGCTAGTGCGGGCGCTCTCCATGGGCAAACTCCATCACGCGATGATGGGAACCGCCGCCGTGGCGATTGCCACCGCCGCAGCCATTCCCGGAACCGTGGTGAACCTCGCCGCCGGTGGCGGGGACCGCACTGAAGTCGTGTTCGGTCATCCGTCCGGAACCCTGAAAGTAGGCGCAGAGGCAGAGATCACTGACGGTAACTGGGCGGTGAAGAAGGCGATCATGAGCCGAAGTGCCCGGATTTTGATGGAGGGCTCGGTGCGGATTCCCGCGTCAGATTTTTTAACAGGTGAATAA
- a CDS encoding PEP-CTERM sorting domain-containing protein, protein MMNHNAKKLAAAVSFSLFAGSAAAVPFSEIRIGDNDGFGYDADPNFASLTGDGGAADRNSDGHLGPTDVLPSHNGDSTVATGSGDDFDNRNGESVSGTGFTDTGTQGTEFTDISLSTSYDSSSSSNQVYNANDGTSGSGGTFPAGSSTSLPNQPGFSFLFEVSQSDILAGTPIFFNMVFADYDVTPAAIDFVFASGSKTIGVTPQNNSSNDGLIQGAFATLDFYDVFTNTGSGIWGGEVAVNFDAPREPYTAFDYVELSVEPLVVDVPEPGTLALFALGLTGLLSVRGMSRRAA, encoded by the coding sequence ATGATGAATCACAACGCAAAAAAACTTGCCGCAGCGGTTAGTTTCAGCCTCTTTGCCGGCAGTGCAGCCGCTGTGCCGTTTTCAGAAATCAGGATCGGTGACAACGACGGGTTTGGCTATGACGCTGACCCCAATTTCGCGAGCCTCACCGGTGATGGTGGCGCAGCCGATCGGAATTCAGATGGCCATCTGGGTCCTACGGATGTCTTGCCCAGCCACAATGGCGACAGCACCGTTGCGACCGGTTCCGGTGACGATTTCGATAATCGTAATGGGGAGTCTGTGTCAGGCACTGGTTTTACAGATACGGGAACCCAGGGCACAGAGTTTACCGATATCAGCCTGTCCACCAGTTACGATTCGTCTTCCTCGAGCAACCAGGTGTATAACGCAAACGATGGAACGTCAGGTAGCGGAGGTACTTTCCCTGCGGGTTCGTCCACAAGCCTGCCAAACCAGCCTGGTTTCTCTTTCCTTTTCGAAGTATCACAGTCAGACATTTTGGCTGGGACACCCATCTTCTTTAACATGGTCTTCGCGGACTATGACGTTACTCCGGCCGCTATCGACTTTGTTTTTGCGTCTGGCAGTAAAACAATTGGCGTCACTCCGCAGAACAACAGCTCCAACGATGGGTTGATTCAGGGCGCATTCGCCACTCTGGATTTCTATGACGTGTTCACAAACACTGGCAGTGGCATCTGGGGTGGCGAGGTAGCTGTAAACTTCGACGCTCCAAGGGAGCCTTACACCGCATTTGACTATGTTGAACTGAGTGTGGAACCTCTGGTTGTGGACGTTCCTGAGCCCGGCACTCTGGCGCTTTTTGCGCTAGGCCTGACAGGGCTTCTGAGTGTGAGAGGTATGTCGCGCAGGGCGGCGTGA
- a CDS encoding PEP-CTERM sorting domain-containing protein has translation MKTSHQILAGAALSLFASVASATVIIDGSTQGYYNNNLGDLYSTYDGSDPVYFPAPNVSEGDPLQNPLSEPTLDSTPALGNWLTDPANLSANWSGLMDIPATWTVNHETAIIYEFELTESATVTVDIGIDNGIYAWINGGYVFGAMAPGGDFAGEYSFGTTLGAGTHYLQLLREDHGGRTGFSITATAVPEPATLALMGLGLLGLGLSRRKA, from the coding sequence ATGAAAACATCCCATCAAATCCTCGCCGGCGCCGCCCTGAGCCTTTTTGCCAGTGTTGCCTCTGCGACCGTGATCATCGACGGTTCCACACAGGGTTATTACAACAATAATCTGGGCGATCTTTATTCAACCTACGATGGATCAGACCCGGTTTATTTCCCTGCACCAAACGTTTCTGAGGGTGACCCGCTTCAAAATCCGCTGAGCGAGCCGACTCTGGATTCAACCCCAGCGCTGGGCAACTGGCTGACCGATCCTGCGAATCTCTCGGCTAATTGGTCAGGATTGATGGACATTCCCGCTACATGGACCGTGAACCACGAGACTGCGATCATCTATGAGTTCGAACTCACCGAGTCTGCCACAGTGACGGTTGATATCGGAATCGACAACGGAATCTATGCCTGGATCAACGGCGGCTACGTTTTTGGTGCCATGGCACCCGGTGGCGACTTCGCTGGGGAGTATTCGTTTGGAACAACCCTGGGCGCTGGCACCCACTACCTGCAGCTGCTTAGAGAAGATCACGGCGGCCGTACCGGCTTCAGCATCACCGCCACAGCGGTTCCGGAGCCAGCAACCCTGGCCCTGATGGGGCTTGGCCTGCTGGGCCTCGGCCTCTCACGCCGCAAGGCCTGA
- the prpD gene encoding 2-methylcitrate dehydratase: MTTNAEQNQRPDYDQVIQQIADYTLNYRISSEEAWNTARYCLMDTLGCGLLALRFPECTKHLGPLVEGTLVPHGARVPGTQFRLDPVKAAWDIGCIIRWLDYNDTWLAAEWGHPSDNLGGILAVADHLSQKRIAEGYAPITVKSVLEAMIMAHEIQGVLALENSFNRVGLDHVVLVKVASTAVCAKLMGANRDQMLSALSHAWVDGQSLRTYRHAPNAGSRKSWAAGDATSRAVRLADMAMRGEMGVPGALTAPQWGFYDVLFSKTNKDQKLKPDDKRQFSLPQDFGSYVMENILFKISFPAEFHAQTAAEAAVQLHPQVKGRLDEIQKIVITTHESAIRIISKQGKLANPADRDHCLQYMTAVPLIFGSLTAEHYEDEFHQTHPEIDRLRDVMEVVEDPRYTQEYLEADKRSIANAVQVFFTDGSSTDQVAVEYPIGHRRRREEGMPELEAKFANNLRTRFPPQHCERILEACRGGVVLERMSVNEFVGLFVI, encoded by the coding sequence ATGACCACCAACGCCGAACAGAACCAACGCCCTGATTACGATCAGGTGATCCAGCAAATCGCCGATTACACCCTTAATTACCGCATAAGCAGTGAGGAAGCCTGGAACACGGCCCGCTACTGCCTGATGGACACCCTTGGCTGCGGGCTGCTGGCCCTGCGCTTCCCGGAATGCACCAAACATCTGGGGCCACTCGTGGAAGGCACGCTGGTTCCCCACGGCGCGCGAGTGCCAGGCACCCAGTTCCGACTGGACCCAGTGAAAGCCGCCTGGGACATTGGCTGTATTATTCGCTGGCTGGATTACAACGACACCTGGCTGGCAGCAGAGTGGGGGCATCCCTCGGATAACCTGGGCGGCATTCTGGCGGTTGCGGACCATCTCTCCCAGAAGCGCATTGCGGAGGGCTACGCGCCAATCACCGTAAAATCAGTGCTGGAAGCCATGATCATGGCCCACGAGATCCAGGGCGTGCTAGCGCTGGAAAACTCCTTTAACCGCGTCGGGCTGGATCACGTGGTATTGGTGAAGGTGGCCTCTACGGCCGTCTGCGCCAAGCTCATGGGCGCCAACCGCGACCAGATGTTGTCCGCCCTGTCCCACGCCTGGGTGGATGGCCAGTCGTTGCGAACCTATCGGCATGCGCCCAACGCCGGCTCCCGTAAATCCTGGGCGGCTGGTGATGCAACCTCTCGGGCGGTAAGGCTTGCGGACATGGCCATGCGGGGCGAAATGGGCGTACCGGGTGCCCTGACCGCGCCCCAGTGGGGCTTCTACGATGTATTGTTCAGCAAGACCAACAAAGACCAGAAGCTGAAGCCGGACGACAAGCGTCAATTTTCTTTACCACAGGACTTCGGCTCCTACGTGATGGAGAACATCCTGTTCAAGATTTCGTTTCCAGCAGAGTTCCACGCCCAGACCGCGGCCGAAGCGGCTGTTCAGCTGCACCCCCAGGTGAAGGGCCGGCTTGATGAGATTCAGAAGATCGTGATCACCACCCACGAATCCGCCATCCGCATCATCTCCAAGCAGGGCAAGCTGGCCAACCCGGCGGACCGGGACCACTGCCTGCAATACATGACGGCCGTCCCGCTGATATTCGGTTCGCTAACCGCTGAACACTATGAAGACGAATTTCACCAGACCCATCCGGAAATCGATCGCCTTCGGGACGTGATGGAAGTCGTGGAAGATCCCCGGTACACCCAGGAATATCTGGAGGCGGACAAACGTTCGATCGCCAATGCTGTACAGGTGTTTTTCACTGATGGAAGCAGCACGGATCAGGTAGCTGTGGAGTACCCCATCGGACACCGCCGGCGCAGAGAGGAAGGCATGCCGGAGCTGGAAGCGAAATTCGCAAATAACCTGAGGACCCGTTTCCCGCCGCAGCACTGCGAGCGCATTCTGGAGGCTTGCCGTGGGGGAGTGGTGCTTGAGCGAATGTCGGTGAATGAGTTCGTGGGATTATTTGTGATTTAA
- a CDS encoding PEP-CTERM sorting domain-containing protein, whose translation MFFSANRTGPTFLLTAVLAASPSIAMSTLLFESNNLDRTFNVGGNQGIISFFEVDQRTNLTSFSIEFDLSENADVNFVIYDVDQGPNSNSGTLLYQGEKSFADDGLTFKQSDALSLFLETGKTYGLGLTTNISTRVSYYFSQGGKEENGIRSLEENQNLTGFSFPEFNSSGSIEIRTQIFGNQDAQEETPPTVSVPEPGTLAMFSLGLIGLGVLRRKKSS comes from the coding sequence ATGTTTTTTTCTGCTAACCGAACAGGCCCAACATTTCTTCTCACGGCGGTCCTGGCAGCATCTCCCAGCATCGCGATGTCGACTCTACTCTTTGAGAGCAATAACCTCGATCGCACTTTTAATGTTGGAGGAAATCAAGGAATCATTTCGTTTTTCGAGGTTGACCAAAGAACCAACCTGACCAGTTTTTCTATTGAGTTTGACCTTTCCGAGAATGCCGACGTCAATTTTGTGATCTATGACGTTGATCAGGGACCAAACTCGAACAGTGGGACCTTGCTGTACCAAGGGGAGAAGTCTTTCGCGGACGATGGTTTGACGTTCAAACAGTCAGATGCACTGTCGCTGTTCCTGGAAACAGGCAAGACATACGGGCTTGGCTTAACGACAAATATATCGACACGTGTTTCTTATTACTTCAGCCAGGGTGGCAAAGAAGAAAACGGTATCCGTTCACTGGAAGAAAACCAGAATTTAACCGGGTTTTCTTTCCCTGAATTCAACTCTAGTGGCAGCATCGAAATAAGGACACAAATATTCGGCAACCAGGACGCGCAGGAAGAGACACCTCCCACGGTTTCCGTTCCCGAACCGGGTACATTGGCGATGTTCAGCCTCGGTTTAATTGGACTGGGAGTCCTTCGCCGAAAAAAATCCAGCTGA
- a CDS encoding PEP-CTERM sorting domain-containing protein, translating into MKSKPFLAMACGLLSGLSRARLSQKDGGFDHPQRRRHAEVKRMNRSIGLLMGAVVASTFSLSATGAEIKFDEKNYFLPGDPTDYGVEVKSPTLYYPDFSVSAGYSNKNLADGVSFNRDTDITTGDNVKVWRDTGPAHGGLGVESGLTGDSDNFEGSLNNNVNNDEVLFFDFKSIVSLTKVWLNAGDDGNPGNVSPGNNSHQDFFTSDASDVFDVFFSNDGKNYTSIMGNTAPQDSGFGLELLTVLDSLGSSVESKWFAVSHVGPVDSVGGYIEKIEYASVPEPGTLALLGLGLAGLGLSRRRKQA; encoded by the coding sequence GTGAAATCGAAGCCTTTTCTAGCGATGGCATGCGGGTTGCTATCTGGCTTGTCGAGAGCAAGGCTTTCCCAAAAGGACGGGGGCTTTGACCACCCACAAAGAAGACGTCATGCAGAGGTGAAAAGGATGAACAGATCCATCGGTTTGTTAATGGGAGCGGTTGTCGCAAGCACTTTTTCTCTGAGTGCAACGGGAGCGGAAATCAAGTTTGATGAAAAAAACTACTTTCTGCCGGGCGACCCGACTGACTATGGGGTAGAGGTGAAGTCACCGACACTCTATTACCCGGATTTTTCGGTAAGCGCTGGCTATTCCAACAAGAATCTGGCGGACGGTGTTTCCTTCAATCGCGACACGGACATAACAACAGGCGATAACGTAAAGGTCTGGAGGGATACCGGTCCGGCACATGGTGGTCTTGGTGTCGAATCGGGCTTGACTGGTGATAGTGACAACTTTGAAGGCAGTCTTAATAATAACGTCAACAACGACGAGGTTCTGTTTTTTGACTTCAAGAGCATCGTAAGCCTCACGAAAGTCTGGTTGAACGCAGGCGATGATGGAAATCCGGGCAATGTGAGCCCTGGCAACAATAGCCACCAGGATTTCTTCACCTCAGATGCAAGCGATGTGTTTGATGTGTTCTTTTCCAATGACGGAAAAAATTACACCTCGATCATGGGCAACACAGCCCCCCAGGATAGTGGATTCGGACTGGAGCTGTTAACTGTGCTGGATTCTTTGGGTAGCAGTGTTGAGTCGAAATGGTTTGCAGTTTCCCATGTTGGCCCTGTTGATTCGGTAGGCGGCTACATCGAGAAGATCGAGTACGCAAGCGTACCCGAGCCAGGTACCCTCGCTCTGCTGGGTCTTGGCCTTGCCGGTCTGGGCCTGTCCCGCAGGCGCAAGCAGGCCTGA
- a CDS encoding TIGR03013 family XrtA/PEP-CTERM system glycosyltransferase — MAHVRLFRHYIHLPYVILGLIDFLVLVFAFALAVFFKYFGDLSFFGENLQFVLPSAAVFGLFNLLVMISLGVHQSRIEDGMSGMMLRTIMSLIVGIPLCGFGYLVASDWLWYLGSSNVLTTGTVFGVFLLGAVRSLFFATAGKERFKRKVLVLGAGFRARQILEDLKTPFNRKGFTLSGFVALPDEPVEVARESLLNIPTTIHQYILKYPVNEIVVAVDDRRKGLPMEDLLECKMEGVKIVDGATFYERESRKVALEMVTRGWLVFSDGFTVSSVFGIGKRSLDILSASVLLLAGAPLMLLTVIAIKIEDGLKAPVLYSQERVGLNGKVFNVYKFRSMITDAEKDGAVWASKNDARVTKVGEFIRKVRVDELPQIFNVLNGSMAFVGPRPERPVFVERLSEKIPFYTERHRVKPGLTGWAQLCFAYADNEEDTREKLRYDLYYIKNQSLLLDLLVIIQTVEVVLFKKGSR; from the coding sequence GTGGCCCACGTCAGACTGTTCAGACACTACATACATCTTCCTTATGTCATTCTTGGCCTGATCGACTTTCTGGTCCTGGTCTTCGCCTTTGCTCTGGCTGTTTTCTTCAAATATTTCGGCGATCTGTCTTTTTTCGGCGAAAATCTTCAGTTTGTGCTGCCATCCGCGGCGGTGTTCGGGCTCTTCAACCTGCTGGTGATGATCTCCCTGGGTGTTCATCAGTCCCGTATCGAAGACGGTATGTCGGGCATGATGTTGCGCACCATCATGTCCCTGATCGTGGGCATTCCATTATGTGGTTTCGGTTATCTGGTGGCCTCTGACTGGCTCTGGTACCTGGGGTCCAGCAATGTTTTGACGACCGGCACCGTGTTCGGCGTGTTTCTGCTTGGCGCCGTGCGCTCGCTTTTCTTCGCCACTGCTGGCAAGGAACGGTTCAAACGCAAGGTGCTGGTACTCGGGGCCGGGTTCCGGGCCCGGCAGATCCTGGAAGACCTCAAAACGCCCTTTAACCGCAAAGGTTTCACGCTTTCAGGTTTTGTTGCCCTGCCGGACGAGCCCGTGGAAGTGGCCCGGGAAAGCTTGCTGAATATTCCCACAACCATTCACCAGTACATTCTCAAGTACCCGGTAAACGAAATCGTGGTCGCCGTGGACGACCGCCGCAAAGGCCTGCCGATGGAAGACCTTCTGGAGTGCAAGATGGAAGGCGTAAAAATCGTCGATGGCGCCACCTTCTATGAGCGCGAATCCCGCAAGGTGGCCCTGGAAATGGTCACCCGGGGCTGGTTGGTGTTCTCTGACGGCTTCACCGTGTCTTCGGTATTCGGGATTGGAAAGCGTTCACTGGACATTCTTTCGGCTTCGGTGCTGCTTTTGGCGGGTGCTCCGCTGATGCTGCTTACCGTTATTGCCATTAAAATAGAAGACGGGCTCAAAGCCCCGGTGCTTTACAGCCAGGAGCGGGTCGGACTGAACGGCAAGGTATTCAACGTTTACAAGTTCCGGTCCATGATTACTGATGCGGAAAAAGACGGCGCCGTATGGGCAAGCAAGAACGATGCGCGGGTCACCAAAGTAGGTGAGTTTATCCGCAAGGTCAGAGTCGATGAGCTCCCGCAGATCTTCAACGTGCTCAATGGCAGTATGGCTTTTGTGGGCCCCAGGCCTGAGCGCCCTGTGTTTGTCGAGCGGCTTTCGGAAAAGATCCCCTTTTATACTGAACGCCACAGAGTCAAACCCGGGCTGACCGGCTGGGCACAATTATGCTTCGCCTATGCGGACAATGAGGAAGACACCCGGGAAAAGCTGAGATACGACCTCTACTACATCAAGAATCAGAGCCTGCTTCTTGATTTGCTGGTTATAATTCAGACAGTAGAAGTGGTATTGTTCAAGAAGGGATCAAGGTAG
- a CDS encoding XrtA/PEP-CTERM system exopolysaccharide export protein, which translates to MSSKYSRWGLLMSLAAVAFIAGCATNSPSSSEKIQQALNLETTNSVDQYILGPTDVVRVSVWRNPDLSISVPVRPDGKISVPLIGDVHATGETPEGLADQIETGLSGYIREPQVSVVVTSMGSHEYIDRVRVTGAVKSPLSVPHRAGMTVLDMYLTAGGGNQFAAANDAMLYRPMGGEVVAIPVRLDDILNKGDIETNYAMRPGDILAVPERSF; encoded by the coding sequence ATGTCATCGAAGTATTCACGTTGGGGGCTGCTGATGTCCCTGGCAGCGGTAGCTTTTATTGCCGGCTGTGCCACTAACTCCCCCTCCTCAAGCGAGAAAATCCAGCAGGCTCTGAACCTGGAGACAACCAACAGCGTCGACCAGTACATTTTAGGGCCGACTGACGTTGTGCGCGTATCTGTCTGGCGTAACCCGGATCTGAGTATTTCAGTGCCAGTTCGCCCCGACGGCAAAATCTCGGTACCCCTGATCGGTGATGTGCACGCAACTGGTGAGACGCCAGAAGGCCTGGCAGACCAGATAGAAACTGGGTTGTCCGGCTATATTCGGGAGCCGCAGGTCAGTGTTGTGGTAACCAGCATGGGCAGCCATGAATACATTGATCGTGTAAGAGTCACCGGCGCAGTCAAGAGCCCCTTGTCCGTGCCGCATCGTGCTGGAATGACGGTACTCGATATGTACCTGACTGCGGGCGGTGGAAACCAGTTTGCAGCCGCAAACGATGCGATGCTCTACCGACCGATGGGCGGGGAAGTCGTCGCGATTCCGGTCCGGCTTGATGACATTCTGAATAAAGGCGACATTGAAACGAATTATGCAATGCGTCCAGGAGACATACTTGCTGTGCCGGAACGAAGCTTCTGA